From a region of the Ovis aries strain OAR_USU_Benz2616 breed Rambouillet chromosome 2, ARS-UI_Ramb_v3.0, whole genome shotgun sequence genome:
- the TOMM5 gene encoding mitochondrial import receptor subunit TOM5 homolog translates to MFRIEGLAPKLDPEEMKRKMREDVISSIRNFLIYVALLRVTPFILKKLDSI, encoded by the exons ATGTTCCGGATCGAAGGCCTTGCGCCGAAGCTGGACCCAGAGGAGATGAAACGGAAGATGCGCGAGGATGTGATCTCCTCCATACGGAACTTCCTCATCTATGTGGCCCTGTTGCGAGTCA ctCCTTTTATCTTAAAGAAATTGGACAGCATATGA